In Mycobacterium sp. JS623, one genomic interval encodes:
- a CDS encoding adenylate/guanylate cyclase domain-containing protein: protein MIDGGVHYARNGDVRLAYRVLGDGATTLVWVPGWVSNVDMLGDPDLPFTPFFEQLAHRTRLVCWDKRGTGQSDPVTRVPPLDERMDDLHAVMDATGSDCPVLWGVSEGGPMSILFAATYPERVRSLILYGTLPRFTPEPPSYPWGLAPEVVADFRREIESDWGDGALATAFFGSIADVPGFREMYGRIQRASASPMMARMLWDAVSEIDVRPVLGAIRTPTLVLGRRGDIVAPPDAASALAEAIPDAEFRELPPGPHGLFDDAMASAILDFACGTIPEEPGERVLSTAMFTDIVSSTELLSAHGDAHWRHELDAHDRLVDGMLMKYGGQRAKHTGDGVFALFDGPTKAARCGLELVPTLASLGIHVRVGVHIGECERRGDEWSGMAVHVGARIGGMAQADEVLASRTIRDLSAGSGLQFESLGAQKLKGLAEETEVFRVRKPIGAVF from the coding sequence GTGATCGACGGGGGAGTCCATTACGCGCGCAATGGGGATGTGCGGCTTGCCTATCGTGTGCTGGGTGATGGCGCTACCACCTTGGTCTGGGTACCTGGTTGGGTCAGCAACGTCGACATGCTCGGCGACCCCGACCTACCGTTCACCCCGTTCTTCGAGCAGCTGGCCCATCGGACCCGGCTCGTCTGCTGGGACAAGCGCGGCACCGGCCAGTCGGACCCTGTCACGCGCGTTCCACCGCTCGACGAGCGCATGGACGACCTGCACGCCGTCATGGACGCAACCGGCTCGGATTGCCCGGTGCTGTGGGGTGTGTCCGAGGGCGGGCCGATGAGCATCCTGTTCGCGGCAACGTATCCGGAACGCGTTCGGTCGCTGATTCTGTACGGCACGTTGCCTCGCTTTACCCCCGAGCCACCGTCGTACCCGTGGGGTTTGGCTCCTGAGGTAGTGGCAGATTTTCGCCGGGAGATCGAATCTGACTGGGGCGATGGGGCGTTAGCGACGGCTTTCTTCGGCTCGATCGCTGATGTGCCTGGTTTCCGGGAGATGTATGGCCGCATCCAGCGTGCTTCGGCCAGCCCGATGATGGCGCGGATGCTGTGGGATGCGGTCTCCGAAATCGATGTGCGGCCGGTGCTGGGGGCGATCCGCACCCCGACACTTGTGCTCGGCCGGCGAGGCGACATCGTCGCCCCGCCTGACGCTGCCAGTGCGCTGGCCGAGGCCATCCCTGACGCCGAATTCAGGGAGTTGCCGCCGGGGCCCCATGGCCTGTTCGACGATGCGATGGCGTCGGCAATCCTTGACTTCGCCTGCGGCACAATCCCGGAGGAGCCCGGGGAACGGGTGCTCTCCACGGCGATGTTCACCGACATCGTCAGCTCCACCGAATTGCTCAGCGCTCACGGGGACGCGCACTGGCGCCACGAACTCGATGCCCATGATCGGCTTGTCGACGGAATGCTGATGAAGTACGGCGGGCAGCGGGCCAAGCACACCGGCGACGGCGTCTTTGCGCTCTTTGATGGACCGACGAAGGCGGCACGCTGCGGCCTCGAACTCGTGCCGACGCTCGCCAGCCTCGGCATCCACGTTCGAGTCGGCGTACACATCGGCGAATGTGAGCGGCGCGGCGACGAGTGGAGCGGTATGGCGGTTCACGTGGGGGCGCGAATCGGCGGCATGGCACAAGCCGATGAGGTTCTAGCCAGCCGTACCATCCGTGATCTATCCGCTGGGTCCGGGCTACAGTTCGAAAGCCTTGGCGCCCAGAAACTCAAAGGGTTGGCCGAAGAGACCGAAGTCTTTCGCGTCCGTAAGCCCATCGGGGCGGTGTTCTGA
- a CDS encoding TetR/AcrR family transcriptional regulator, which produces MNAAFSNSPDASAQTRRGRPRSEQSRAAVLRATSELLHEVGAQAMTTEEIAARSGVSKATIYKWWPNKYAVAVEAFLSEMMAQSPDPNTGSAHEDFRSVVRGMVQVYSGPTGRVFAQLVGEGQSDPSVQRELREHLVAPRRELIRAIWNRGVARGQLRTDVDPEAAFDLVFGPLIYRLLIGHAPLDDAGVDPIVDAAMRGLAPGD; this is translated from the coding sequence ATGAACGCCGCGTTCAGTAATTCGCCGGACGCATCGGCGCAGACGCGCCGGGGCCGCCCGCGTAGCGAACAATCGCGCGCGGCGGTATTGCGCGCGACGTCGGAGTTACTGCATGAGGTCGGCGCGCAGGCGATGACGACCGAGGAGATCGCCGCCCGCAGCGGAGTCAGCAAGGCGACAATCTACAAGTGGTGGCCCAACAAGTACGCGGTCGCGGTTGAGGCGTTTCTGTCGGAGATGATGGCCCAATCGCCCGATCCCAATACCGGGTCGGCGCACGAGGACTTCCGCAGCGTGGTGCGCGGCATGGTGCAGGTCTACTCGGGGCCCACAGGTCGGGTTTTCGCGCAGCTTGTCGGCGAGGGGCAATCTGATCCCTCGGTGCAGAGGGAATTGCGGGAGCATCTGGTGGCACCTCGGCGCGAACTGATACGGGCGATCTGGAACCGCGGTGTTGCGCGTGGTCAATTGCGCACCGACGTCGACCCGGAGGCCGCGTTCGATCTGGTGTTCGGGCCGCTGATATACCGGCTCCTCATCGGCCACGCGCCGCTCGACGACGCGGGGGTCGACCCGATCGTCGACGCAGCGATGCGCGGACTGGCCCCCGGTGACTGA
- a CDS encoding NADH:flavin oxidoreductase/NADH oxidase family protein, which yields MSSELFSPLSLRCGLVVENRIAKAAMEENMAGPGQLPDERLYSLYRRWGVGGAGLVITGNVMVHAEALTGPGGVVLDAASPVQPFAQWAEAGKAGGAAMWMQINHPGRQVRAEMPGVVWGPTAIGMEMGKHTKRFGRPVAMTPEQIDATVERFVVAAESAQRAGFDGVEVHAAHGYLLSQFLSPLANRRPDQWGGSLQNRARMLLDVVRGIRSRVEASFAVAVKLNSADFQRGGLEADDAQQVIAMLEPLGVDLVELSGGNYESPAMSGRPADTHTQAREAYFLEMATELAKTSPLPLMLTGGISRRETAEKVLANGVAMVGMATALAVTPDLPNRWRDGAEAAGHLRPVSWSDKTMAAAASMALVRHQMRRIARGRMPARRTHPLHALIADQWAQRQALRRYRSWLQASANAPRPLIRQHPSEIS from the coding sequence GTGTCGAGTGAGCTGTTCTCGCCGTTGTCGCTGCGCTGCGGGCTGGTGGTGGAAAACCGGATCGCCAAGGCGGCGATGGAAGAAAACATGGCAGGCCCGGGGCAGTTGCCCGACGAGCGGCTGTATTCGCTTTATCGGCGTTGGGGCGTGGGCGGTGCTGGGCTTGTGATCACCGGCAATGTGATGGTGCACGCCGAGGCGCTGACCGGTCCCGGTGGTGTGGTGCTTGACGCCGCTTCCCCGGTGCAGCCCTTTGCGCAGTGGGCGGAGGCCGGCAAGGCAGGTGGCGCGGCGATGTGGATGCAAATCAACCATCCGGGTCGGCAGGTGCGCGCCGAAATGCCCGGCGTCGTATGGGGACCCACGGCGATCGGTATGGAAATGGGTAAGCACACCAAGCGCTTCGGGCGCCCAGTCGCGATGACTCCGGAACAAATCGACGCCACTGTCGAGCGGTTCGTCGTGGCCGCCGAATCCGCCCAGCGGGCCGGATTCGATGGAGTCGAGGTGCATGCCGCGCACGGGTATCTGCTGTCACAGTTCTTGTCGCCGCTGGCCAACCGGCGACCCGATCAGTGGGGCGGCTCGCTGCAGAACCGGGCCCGGATGCTGCTCGATGTCGTACGGGGGATCCGCTCGCGGGTGGAGGCATCGTTTGCGGTTGCGGTGAAACTGAACTCCGCCGATTTTCAGCGCGGTGGGCTCGAAGCCGACGATGCCCAGCAGGTGATAGCCATGCTCGAGCCGCTCGGCGTCGACCTCGTGGAGCTGTCGGGCGGTAACTACGAGAGCCCGGCGATGTCGGGACGGCCCGCCGACACTCACACCCAGGCGCGCGAAGCTTACTTCCTGGAAATGGCAACGGAATTGGCCAAGACCAGTCCGCTGCCGTTGATGCTGACCGGCGGTATCTCGCGGCGCGAGACCGCCGAGAAGGTGTTGGCAAACGGCGTCGCGATGGTCGGCATGGCTACTGCGCTGGCCGTGACACCAGACCTTCCCAACCGCTGGCGCGATGGCGCCGAGGCAGCCGGACATCTGCGTCCGGTGTCGTGGTCGGACAAGACGATGGCCGCCGCGGCGAGCATGGCCCTGGTGCGCCATCAGATGCGACGAATCGCCCGTGGCCGCATGCCGGCGCGGCGCACCCATCCGCTGCACGCCCTGATCGCTGATCAATGGGCTCAGCGCCAGGCGTTGCGTCGCTACCGGTCCTGGCTGCAGGCCTCCGCCAACGCCCCACGTCCGCTGATTCGCCAACATCCCTCGGAGATTTCATGA
- a CDS encoding VIT1/CCC1 transporter family protein: protein MGSGEANRFRELLAAERRSADLYTGLAEAATGDRRDVLNELAAVERRHAAHWADKLAELGEPVPGPRSRGIRARAVSWLARRFSLDAVLPFLERAEHADAGLYHDDPDATSAMAVDERSHARVLTHLRSGGGSDDPGSIRRLERWHRGDRSGALRAGVFGVNDGLVSNTSLVMGFAGSGASAAVILFAGLAGLLAGALSMAAGEYISMRSQQESYQREIALEEEELRDDPEAETEELALIYRAKGLDQDEAERVAITIMKDRESALDTMAREELGLDPDELGSPWSAALSSLFAFAVGAVVVVLPYMFGSGVAALVAAIALAGLALFGVGATIGVLNGRGGLRSGTRQLLVGGIAALLVFLIGHMASAITGVRLGAG, encoded by the coding sequence GTGGGCAGCGGGGAAGCGAATCGGTTTCGGGAGCTACTAGCCGCCGAGCGGCGCAGCGCCGACCTATATACCGGATTGGCCGAAGCGGCAACGGGAGACCGGCGCGATGTCCTCAACGAACTCGCCGCCGTGGAGCGCCGTCATGCCGCGCACTGGGCCGACAAACTCGCCGAACTGGGGGAGCCGGTGCCCGGGCCGCGATCTCGGGGCATCCGCGCCCGCGCCGTGTCGTGGCTGGCGCGGCGGTTCTCCTTGGACGCGGTATTGCCCTTTCTAGAGCGCGCCGAGCACGCTGACGCCGGGCTCTACCACGACGATCCCGACGCCACCTCGGCGATGGCCGTCGACGAGCGTTCGCATGCTCGTGTGCTGACCCACCTGCGGAGTGGCGGCGGCAGCGATGACCCAGGCAGCATTCGTCGCCTCGAACGCTGGCACCGTGGTGATCGTTCAGGTGCGTTGCGGGCCGGGGTTTTCGGCGTTAACGACGGCCTGGTGTCCAACACCTCGTTGGTCATGGGCTTCGCGGGCTCAGGTGCCAGCGCCGCCGTCATTCTGTTCGCCGGCTTGGCCGGACTGCTCGCTGGAGCGTTGTCCATGGCCGCAGGCGAGTACATCTCGATGCGCAGCCAGCAAGAGTCCTACCAGCGTGAGATCGCCCTCGAAGAGGAGGAACTGCGCGATGACCCAGAGGCAGAAACCGAGGAGCTCGCCTTGATCTATCGGGCCAAAGGACTGGACCAAGACGAAGCCGAGCGCGTCGCGATCACCATCATGAAAGACCGCGAGTCCGCCCTTGACACCATGGCGCGCGAGGAACTCGGGCTTGACCCCGATGAACTCGGCTCACCGTGGTCGGCAGCGCTTTCCAGCCTTTTCGCGTTCGCCGTTGGCGCGGTCGTGGTGGTGCTGCCGTACATGTTCGGGTCGGGTGTGGCTGCGCTCGTCGCGGCGATTGCGCTGGCAGGCCTTGCCCTTTTCGGCGTCGGTGCCACCATCGGCGTGCTAAACGGTCGCGGCGGACTGCGATCGGGGACACGCCAACTGCTCGTCGGCGGAATCGCTGCACTGCTCGTCTTCCTCATCGGACACATGGCCAGCGCGATCACCGGGGTACGGCTCGGCGCCGGATAG
- a CDS encoding R2-like ligand-binding oxidase, with amino-acid sequence MSRTRSHSLDAGGLNWNSLPLKLFAGGNAKFWNPADIDFSRDRADWESMTDLERDWAARLCAEFIAGEEAVTQDIQPFMAAMRAEGRLGDEMYLTQFAFEEAKHTQVFRMWLDAVGMTDDLQHYLDDLPAYRKIFYEELPESLDALATDPSPAAQIRASATYNHVIEGMMALTGYYAWHRICVDRGILPGMQELVKRIGDDERRHMAWGTFTCRRHVAADERNWAVFEKRMNELIPLALQNTEDAYALYDEVPFGLEKDDMQQYATDKGMRRFGTISSALGRPLEEIDLDYTPLQLEDTFAREDEKVFAALA; translated from the coding sequence ATGTCACGGACACGCTCACACTCGCTCGACGCCGGCGGCCTGAACTGGAACAGCTTGCCGCTCAAGCTGTTTGCAGGTGGCAACGCCAAGTTCTGGAATCCCGCCGACATCGACTTCTCCCGCGACAGGGCCGACTGGGAGTCGATGACCGACCTCGAACGCGACTGGGCCGCCCGGCTGTGCGCCGAGTTCATCGCAGGCGAGGAAGCCGTCACCCAGGACATCCAGCCCTTCATGGCCGCAATGCGCGCAGAAGGTCGACTCGGCGACGAGATGTACCTGACGCAGTTCGCTTTCGAGGAAGCCAAACACACCCAGGTGTTCCGGATGTGGCTCGACGCCGTCGGCATGACCGACGACCTGCAGCACTACCTCGACGACCTTCCCGCGTACCGGAAGATCTTCTACGAGGAACTTCCGGAGTCACTGGATGCGCTGGCGACGGATCCGTCGCCAGCCGCCCAGATTCGGGCGTCGGCCACCTACAACCACGTCATCGAAGGCATGATGGCGCTGACGGGATACTACGCGTGGCACCGGATTTGCGTTGACCGCGGCATTCTTCCCGGCATGCAGGAACTGGTGAAACGCATCGGCGACGACGAGCGCCGCCACATGGCGTGGGGCACGTTCACCTGTCGGCGCCACGTCGCCGCCGACGAGCGCAACTGGGCCGTCTTCGAAAAGCGGATGAATGAGCTGATTCCGCTGGCGTTGCAGAACACCGAAGACGCGTATGCCCTGTACGACGAGGTCCCGTTCGGTCTGGAAAAAGACGACATGCAGCAGTACGCCACCGACAAGGGGATGCGTCGGTTCGGCACCATCAGCAGCGCACTGGGCCGTCCGCTCGAGGAGATCGATCTGGACTACACACCGCTGCAACTCGAGGACACGTTCGCCAGGGAAGATGAAAAGGTCTTTGCCGCACTGGCGTAA
- a CDS encoding TetR/AcrR family transcriptional regulator, producing the protein MPTVTWARLDPLRRAAVVEAAEAEFGAHGFSAGSLNVIARRAGVAKGSLFQYFADKRDLYAFIADVGSQRVRAYMEARIVELDPSRPFFDFLTDLLDSWVAYFADHPHERSLHAAASLEVDTDARISVRSVIHRHYLEVLRPLVRDAHIRGDLREDADTDALLSLLLLLFPHLALAPYVRGMDPILGLDEPTPEQPALAVRRLVAVLKDAFAKAPRNAPVTA; encoded by the coding sequence ATGCCGACAGTCACGTGGGCTCGTCTCGATCCGCTTCGTCGTGCCGCCGTGGTCGAGGCCGCCGAAGCGGAGTTCGGCGCACACGGCTTCTCAGCGGGCAGCCTGAACGTCATCGCCCGCCGCGCGGGGGTGGCCAAGGGCAGCCTGTTCCAGTACTTCGCGGACAAGCGCGACCTCTACGCGTTCATCGCTGATGTGGGCAGTCAGCGCGTCCGCGCCTACATGGAAGCCCGCATTGTCGAACTTGATCCGAGCAGACCATTTTTCGACTTCCTGACCGACCTGCTGGACTCCTGGGTCGCCTACTTCGCCGACCATCCGCACGAACGCTCCCTACACGCCGCCGCGAGCCTGGAGGTCGACACCGACGCGCGCATCAGCGTGCGCAGCGTCATTCACCGCCACTATTTGGAAGTCCTGCGGCCGCTCGTGCGGGATGCGCATATACGCGGCGACCTACGCGAAGACGCCGACACCGACGCACTTTTATCGCTTCTGCTGCTTCTCTTTCCGCACCTGGCGTTGGCGCCCTATGTGCGCGGCATGGATCCGATCCTCGGTCTTGACGAACCCACCCCAGAACAGCCCGCGTTGGCGGTCCGCAGGCTCGTCGCAGTACTGAAAGACGCATTCGCCAAGGCTCCGCGGAACGCTCCAGTCACCGCATGA
- a CDS encoding TetR/AcrR family transcriptional regulator yields the protein MSTSGQYHHGDLRAACLRAAMDLLEESGATALSLRAVARQAGVSPAAPYRHYANREALISAVAALGYRDLSEHLAAVHPEPATPDDLADVAVAYVQFALRRPALFRVMFGEPCDPDSDERVAAVSAISAYVEAIGKRCFPVAEPEALATAIWALVHGLAFLHLDGKLDAATPETVADRVNAAVRAVLTVSAVAPSQSVAAGLATSASE from the coding sequence ATGTCAACATCGGGTCAGTACCATCACGGCGATCTGCGGGCCGCCTGCCTGCGGGCCGCGATGGACCTGCTGGAAGAAAGCGGCGCGACCGCGCTTTCGCTGCGCGCAGTCGCGCGACAGGCCGGGGTATCACCCGCAGCGCCTTACCGGCACTACGCCAACCGCGAGGCGCTCATATCCGCGGTCGCAGCGTTGGGTTATCGCGACCTCTCCGAACACCTTGCGGCGGTGCATCCGGAGCCCGCGACTCCGGATGATCTAGCCGATGTTGCAGTCGCCTACGTCCAGTTTGCACTTCGACGCCCAGCGCTGTTTCGGGTGATGTTCGGTGAACCTTGCGACCCGGACAGCGACGAAAGGGTCGCGGCGGTGAGTGCGATCTCCGCCTACGTTGAGGCGATCGGCAAGCGCTGCTTTCCCGTAGCCGAGCCGGAGGCGCTCGCGACCGCGATCTGGGCGCTCGTGCACGGCCTGGCGTTCCTGCACCTCGACGGCAAACTCGACGCCGCAACTCCGGAGACTGTTGCGGACCGGGTGAACGCTGCCGTGCGCGCGGTGTTGACGGTTTCGGCCGTCGCCCCGTCACAGTCGGTAGCAGCTGGATTGGCGACGTCGGCCTCGGAGTAA
- a CDS encoding VOC family protein, with protein sequence MTGIHHFSVTVRDLEASVGWYQRVFRADRVPMTFPHYEREDTGYGVLLVDSRSGLAIGLHTNTGNDGEQFDEARTGLDHVGFNVASRDDLQAWASWLDELGIENSGVRVGDQPFPFATLVFRDPDNIQLELFTVC encoded by the coding sequence ATCACCGGAATTCACCACTTCTCGGTCACCGTGCGTGACCTCGAAGCCAGCGTGGGCTGGTACCAGCGGGTGTTTCGCGCCGACCGGGTGCCGATGACGTTCCCGCACTACGAACGCGAGGACACCGGCTACGGCGTGCTGCTCGTCGATTCGCGATCGGGACTGGCGATCGGCCTGCACACCAACACCGGCAACGACGGCGAGCAATTCGACGAGGCCCGTACGGGTTTGGACCATGTCGGGTTCAACGTGGCCTCCCGTGACGACCTTCAAGCGTGGGCGTCCTGGCTCGACGAGCTTGGGATTGAGAACTCCGGTGTCAGGGTTGGAGACCAACCATTCCCGTTCGCGACATTGGTGTTTCGCGATCCAGACAACATTCAGCTCGAACTGTTCACCGTCTGCTGA
- a CDS encoding alpha/beta hydrolase, which translates to MDEISFISGRDRCAAWNFDANGDAFAGARGVPCVVMAPEFAGTRDTRALMDYARGFAAAGLHVVLFDYRGFGGSGGSPRQLVSAARQRRDYRGAIAAARQLPSVDPERIVLWGISLSGGHVVRDGAEQDYTDVAGPSWRNEVCARTALEVAFNRPITFVARVRCPLLVQAGTEDRIAPLATARRAAARTGAHAELREYPIDHVDVYTEPAHQRILADQLDFLDRHLSPIGPRRDPNTSAQWSHW; encoded by the coding sequence ATGGACGAGATCAGCTTTATCAGTGGCCGCGACCGTTGCGCAGCTTGGAATTTCGACGCGAATGGCGACGCGTTCGCCGGTGCGCGCGGAGTGCCGTGCGTGGTGATGGCACCGGAATTCGCGGGCACGCGGGACACCCGCGCCTTGATGGACTATGCGCGCGGCTTCGCCGCTGCCGGATTACACGTGGTGCTGTTCGACTACCGCGGGTTCGGCGGGTCGGGTGGGTCACCGCGCCAGCTGGTGTCGGCCGCCCGCCAACGCCGCGATTACCGCGGCGCCATTGCCGCTGCCCGGCAGCTTCCGAGCGTCGACCCAGAACGGATTGTGCTGTGGGGTATTTCGCTCTCCGGCGGACACGTCGTGCGCGACGGCGCCGAGCAGGACTACACCGACGTCGCGGGCCCGAGCTGGCGCAACGAGGTATGTGCGCGCACGGCGCTGGAGGTGGCGTTCAACCGGCCGATCACGTTCGTGGCGCGTGTGCGTTGCCCGCTGCTGGTGCAGGCCGGCACCGAAGACCGCATCGCCCCGCTCGCCACCGCCCGTCGAGCGGCCGCTAGAACCGGCGCTCACGCGGAGCTGCGCGAGTACCCCATCGACCACGTTGACGTCTACACCGAGCCCGCACACCAGCGCATTTTGGCGGATCAGCTCGATTTCCTGGACCGCCACCTGTCACCCATCGGACCGCGCCGCGACCCGAACACCTCCGCCCAGTGGAGTCACTGGTGA
- a CDS encoding WS/DGAT domain-containing protein codes for MSQATGVPGIHQPVNLMISNVPGPSAPVYLAGARQRAQFPISGVKDGIGLNITVFSYEDSLEIGIVVDREQVDDPWLLFGALQAGLRELRALGDVGAWSYTARCSARGS; via the coding sequence ATGTCCCAGGCGACCGGAGTCCCAGGCATCCATCAGCCGGTCAACCTGATGATCTCCAACGTCCCCGGTCCCTCGGCGCCGGTGTACCTGGCCGGCGCACGGCAGCGGGCGCAGTTCCCGATCTCCGGGGTAAAGGACGGGATCGGCCTGAATATCACGGTATTCAGCTACGAGGATTCCCTCGAAATCGGCATCGTTGTCGACCGGGAGCAAGTCGACGACCCGTGGCTCCTCTTCGGCGCCCTGCAGGCCGGCCTGCGCGAGCTTCGCGCTCTCGGCGATGTCGGCGCTTGGTCGTACACCGCACGCTGCAGCGCTAGGGGCAGTTGA
- a CDS encoding Zn-ribbon domain-containing OB-fold protein — translation MLPKLHEHNRAFWTGGADGHLMIARCTQCELWVSPPAADCPDCGGVLVARPVSGRGTVFTYTVNYQPFNPDVPVPYVIAIVELDEQPDLRIASNIVDCEPDSVHVGLRVEVGFEPHDVDGDAVFVPVFAPRRDQT, via the coding sequence ATGCTGCCCAAACTCCACGAGCACAACCGGGCCTTCTGGACCGGGGGCGCCGACGGGCACCTGATGATTGCGCGGTGCACGCAATGCGAGTTATGGGTCAGTCCACCTGCCGCGGATTGCCCCGACTGCGGGGGAGTACTGGTGGCACGGCCGGTGTCCGGTCGTGGCACGGTGTTCACCTACACGGTCAACTATCAACCGTTCAACCCTGACGTACCGGTGCCATACGTAATCGCGATCGTCGAACTGGACGAGCAGCCCGATCTGCGCATCGCGTCGAATATCGTTGATTGTGAACCGGACTCGGTCCACGTCGGTCTTCGCGTCGAGGTGGGTTTCGAACCCCACGACGTCGACGGTGACGCAGTGTTTGTTCCGGTGTTCGCACCGAGGAGGGACCAGACATGA
- a CDS encoding PucR family transcriptional regulator produces the protein MTAVAPTARTYELLVAIADRLALEADETVAAMDAAVIEVVPEFGADAAIAAELTATNRGNWQRFLAVARHAETPISDAIPPEALDAARTVVRRGIDLARIYEGYRRGQQVGLERWLACAYEIVEPGPELIGVTELSLSLAFRFIDQTLGRMLAEAQHEREEVIGGALARRTETIRLILDGAPIDPTAASRRLGYELDRRHTAVVVWAESSVAPHGALESTAVLLAQAAGSQRPLTLPAGTTTLWAWIGTPDEPAIEDLRAAVGQSVDEVRAVVGPTRRGIEGFRAPHEAALTVHRLLLGNPASGRFSSYRELEVTALAAHDSRAASEFVVSTLGPLTEDSSAAARLRETLRVYLEEADNAPRAAARLYTHRNTILKRIARATELLGFPPAERRLAVELALELQRHLPPPAS, from the coding sequence ATGACGGCGGTTGCGCCGACCGCGCGAACGTACGAACTACTCGTTGCTATCGCGGACCGACTAGCCCTCGAGGCCGACGAGACCGTTGCCGCGATGGACGCCGCGGTCATCGAGGTCGTCCCAGAGTTCGGCGCCGACGCCGCGATCGCGGCCGAACTGACCGCGACCAACCGCGGCAATTGGCAGCGATTCCTGGCTGTGGCGCGCCACGCGGAAACCCCGATATCGGATGCGATCCCACCCGAAGCGCTTGACGCCGCCCGTACCGTCGTGCGCCGCGGCATCGACCTGGCCAGAATCTATGAGGGTTATCGGCGTGGCCAGCAGGTTGGACTTGAGCGCTGGCTGGCCTGCGCATATGAAATCGTCGAGCCAGGGCCCGAGCTGATCGGTGTCACCGAGCTGTCGCTGTCGCTCGCGTTCCGCTTTATCGACCAGACACTCGGTCGCATGCTGGCAGAGGCGCAGCACGAACGCGAAGAAGTCATCGGCGGCGCGCTCGCGCGTCGCACAGAAACCATCCGATTGATCCTCGACGGCGCCCCCATCGACCCGACCGCCGCGAGCCGCCGCCTCGGCTACGAGCTGGACCGCCGACATACTGCGGTCGTGGTGTGGGCGGAGTCGTCCGTCGCACCCCACGGCGCGCTCGAGTCGACGGCAGTGCTGCTCGCCCAGGCCGCGGGATCCCAACGGCCGCTGACTCTTCCGGCCGGAACCACGACGCTGTGGGCGTGGATCGGCACCCCCGACGAACCGGCCATCGAGGACCTTCGCGCAGCCGTTGGGCAATCAGTCGACGAAGTTCGCGCCGTCGTCGGTCCGACCCGCCGAGGCATCGAAGGGTTCCGCGCCCCCCACGAGGCCGCGCTGACCGTGCACCGGCTTCTGCTGGGCAACCCGGCCAGCGGGCGTTTCAGCTCCTATCGGGAACTTGAGGTCACAGCACTCGCCGCACACGATTCGCGCGCGGCGAGCGAGTTCGTCGTCTCGACTCTCGGTCCGCTTACCGAAGACAGCTCCGCCGCGGCGCGACTGCGTGAAACGCTGCGGGTCTACCTCGAGGAGGCCGACAACGCGCCGCGCGCCGCGGCCCGGCTGTATACCCATCGCAACACCATCCTCAAGCGGATCGCACGCGCGACTGAACTGCTCGGTTTTCCTCCCGCCGAGCGACGGCTCGCTGTCGAGCTAGCCCTGGAGCTTCAACGGCACCTCCCGCCGCCGGCTAGCTGA
- a CDS encoding MIP/aquaporin family protein, whose protein sequence is MATATAQTTQACELSNTVIFGTGRKLVVELIGTFFLVFTVGASVRTGTALAPLAIGAVLMVMVYAGGHISGGHYNPAVTMGALVRGRIGASDAIRYWVTQLVAGLLAAAVVRTTVSTSQAHPLAPAGHALASALIVEFLYTFALAYVVLNVATSKDHPDNSFYGLAIGFTVLVGAVSVGAISGGAFNPAVVLGGAAMGLFAWSTLIYLVPQLIAGVAAGVVFRALNPTDK, encoded by the coding sequence ATGGCCACCGCCACCGCGCAGACCACGCAAGCTTGCGAGCTCTCGAACACCGTGATTTTCGGTACCGGCCGCAAGCTGGTCGTCGAGCTGATCGGAACCTTCTTCCTGGTGTTCACGGTCGGTGCCAGTGTGCGCACCGGGACCGCACTTGCCCCGCTGGCCATCGGTGCCGTTCTCATGGTCATGGTCTACGCCGGCGGGCACATCTCGGGCGGGCACTACAACCCCGCAGTGACGATGGGCGCGCTCGTCCGCGGCCGGATCGGTGCCAGTGACGCGATCCGATACTGGGTCACTCAACTCGTCGCCGGCTTACTCGCTGCGGCCGTTGTCCGCACGACCGTCAGCACATCGCAGGCCCATCCGTTGGCACCGGCCGGTCACGCCCTGGCAAGTGCGCTCATCGTCGAGTTCCTCTACACCTTCGCCCTGGCCTATGTCGTGCTCAACGTCGCCACCAGCAAGGACCACCCGGACAACTCCTTCTACGGGCTCGCGATCGGCTTCACCGTCCTTGTCGGCGCCGTGAGCGTCGGTGCGATTTCCGGCGGTGCGTTCAACCCCGCGGTCGTCCTGGGCGGCGCAGCCATGGGGCTGTTCGCCTGGTCGACGCTCATCTATCTGGTCCCCCAACTGATCGCCGGCGTGGCGGCAGGCGTGGTTTTCCGCGCACTCAACCCCACCGACAAATAA